The genomic DNA AAtctcttcgttttctttcctctctttcgcTTTCCTACCAATCTTCAACTGGCCTTGATGACGAATCCTCTTTGCTTGCTGGCCTACATTTGGGAAATCTCCTGGATATTTGGCTAAATAGACACTGAGAATATTAAACTCGTGTTCTGTGCCGTCAAGGATACTATCATGCAGGCTGCTTTGAAAGAATTTGGCATGGCTTAACAATTACACCCTGGAAACAAATAGTTCCTCACGGGTTTCTTGTAAATACTAATTTAAGATCATTGTTTAAAAACTATAACCCACCAATTGTCAGGTTTGGGTCCTTGGTAAGTGCCAGTAACGTAATGTCAACCAGTAACTTGAATTCGGTTAAAACTGTATTTTTGAAGTACATCGCTCACTACATAGCAAATCACCTCTTGTGAGGAACATTTCGTCTCTCTCACCATGGACCACTGGAATCCAATGGTCTCTGCTCTCACCCACCTAACATCTAACATCGTATCAAAGGAGATCATGAACATTTTCTAAGTTTTTCTAACGCATTGGattgttttatttatttcagACACAGAAAACATCCGGTTCGTGTTTGCAGCAGTTAAGGACACAATCCTGCAGTTGAACTTAAAAGAATATAATCTAGTTTAGTGttctcttcatcatcaacatcatcatcaagaacATCTTCATCATCCACTTCTTCGTACCTTCTATCGCCTTGGTCTTTgacacattcattgttgagGTGTCCAAGCACCAGCGAGGAGAAGGGCTAAGAGGAACAAAAACCAATGCCTTTTTGAAGGGGATGGCTCCTGATCATTACCACTACCAACACAAGCAAATTCAGTGCAGATTGCTGCAACTTGCGGCTAAACTGGATGCATGTTGCAACGCTTCCGAGACATTAATAAGAAGAAGCTCAACAAGAAAGCAACAGCTACTATGATCGCTACGAAGGTTTCTACTGGAGTTCTTCATCTTAAGGCTAGAGGCTCCCCTGACTAAGACTTTATTACTATTACGACTATTTCTTATAAGACGTATGGGACTGGAACAGAAAGTCTGCAGACTCCCACGTTTGTGCTGAAACCAGTCAAGAGAAATGATGAGAAGAAAtaagtgatttttttaaggAAAGCAAACTCGCGTGATTACTATGTCCAGACATATTTTGTGTTCTACCAAATCATCGAATGAGATGTCGGGCAAGGACACGAGTCAATTATTTGGAGATGGATTCACCAGACTCTGACTTACCCCTCCCCTTCCACCCTTATTTTCAATCCGATGAAGGCATCTTTCGCTTCgtttcttttggttcaaaCGGACGAAGTATATGGGGTTGTGGACGATCGATGAAAGCTATTGAGATCGACTTGCTTGCCCTGCAGAGACCAAGAactcatgaaaaatgaaatccatTTGTTATTGGCCAATACAATTCATGAGCCTGCCCAACAATATGCGATTGAGAGGAGATTtgtcaaccaatgacaaattaCTTGGCGGAGCATTTCAACCAGTGAATGAGTTTTGTAAGCAAATATGATGTGGTTTTGATCATCAAATAATTAAAATTCTCGACTCCGACGATCCTTCGCGGCCTCAGAACGACCGACAACTGTCAATTGTATTCGGTCATCTCTGTTAAACGGATTGTTTTTTGCTCCTACGCTCAATCATGAAGATCAATTGGCGAACCATCAACGGCTTGTTATGACGAACACCAttcctccctctctcccaCAAAAAGACCCAATGTGAACAGACTTGAAAACGGACCACTTCAACTACTTCCACCACGAAAATAGCATCAGCGATAGCAGAATTCTTATTTGACCTATGGACAAGAGCAGCACTTGAGCAAGTCAATCGCCAACAATCGAGATAAAGATGCTCCTACCGAGCAGTTATTGCTCTTTTCTACTGATACTCTTGCGAATGTTCTCTTCATTATATGGATCAATTGCTACATCAACGACAGCATTAACAACGTATCATCAGACCTCTCAGTAAACAATGGCAAGAATAACTAATGTTGTTGTTCCTTCTACAAGAATACTGATCCTGGGTCTGCttgccgttgttgttgattCCAGCCTTGTTCATAGCGTGCATCTGGAATATCCAAGTTTGAATCGGAACTCTGGTCAAAATCGTCGTCCTCATTGATCCTCTTCATTAATCATTCACTTCTTTCGCAACTGCAAAGCTCTTGCATTTATCTCAAGATCGATTTACCCATCCGAAGGTCTCGCATTCGCCTaggacaaaaaacaaaatgctttGTGTTAATGCctcatcaaaaaaaattgttacaGTTGCCCCGCCCTTATCCTCCTCATCAATCGACCATTCCCCCAGAGCCCCTTTCCTTTGCCTTCGCTCTTCCTTGGAACACAAGATCCCAAGATAAAATTGACCCATTTGGAATATCTTACTAGAACCACCTTTGATCCCACATCTCATTCAGATTTTTAATTGCAATGGCTAATTCCTGTTTTTCGTGTCTATTTACCCTAATATTTCGTGAAAAGTCCTTTTTTCGTTGAAGAAGCCAACAAGAAGTGTGTATTCATTATCATCCGTAGCTATGCGGAGAAGaactttatttatttatttcgaCCCCGGTCCTTGTGGTCGAGTTCTTTAATAAATCTTAAATTCGAATTTCAACGTTTGATTTGCAATGCCGTAGTTCCCTCTCCAGCAAGCTCAGAACTAGTCATTCAACCACAATCACCAATGCCACTTCCCATTCAAATGGTAGAAGTTTGACAAGATGGATTTCAAAGCCAGGATTGGTCCCAGTAATAAAAAACTGTGGGGAACAATGAGTGGTCATGCTACTATTACTAACGCTTCACCCACTGTTAAAGATACTACTGTTCTGTTATTATCCCCACCACCGCTACTTCGACTTTGACTTCTACGATTATGATTTTATCATCATTGCTAtctttattatcattattactgCTACTGCTACCACCACCCATGTCAATGTTGCAGCTACTCTTTTCTTGTAGTCCATTTTTGTGGGTATTTCCTTCTAGTATTTAAGTCGTCTACGAACTTATTTCATACTTGACCCGCTCGTTCTTCACCCCATGGCGAAcatctttgttttcattctctGCAGAAAAAGCACATACCCGTTGCCTATTGCTTCTATATTACCATCGTTCTTATGTTTAATTGcgcttttgttttcaaagtcCCGCCCACTGATTGTTTGATGCTGTTATTGCCACTCTAATTTGAATGAGATTTGCCAATGGTTGGAGGTGGGCGCCGTAagaatcctcctcctcctcccctaCTCACCTACTCCTCAAATCCTCTTTTGCTCCCTCAAACTTTCCGCCCTCCCTCTGAAATTCATTCTTATCTTGGACTGGAGATCAGTCCTCCCGCAAAAACGTCAAAATTTGTCAACTTGAGGAGCCAACATACAACCCCCCCCCGCCCCCTTCTTCCCCCTCCATTCTATTCTAACCTATCCATCTCCATTTCCTAATCGACCTTGTCCCGCCCAGTCCCGCCTCCCCTTTCTCTCCAGTTGCATTCAAGTTTTCCCGCGCGATTTCGCCCCCTACCCTTCAATCGCTCTATCTCGCTCtatctctctatctctctctgtctctgtcgATGGAGAATATCCATATTTCTCTGAAGCTGCCTAACTGAATAATTGCGCGGGAAAATTTCGAGATATTTGAAGACGGACGTCCTAAAGAGACTTGATCCAAGAGTCCCCACTGACCCGCATTCAAATTAActaaaaaagtcattttacaCAACAATCAAAATACGTTTTCGCATCCACCATCAAATCACACCTTCAAAGAAGATCAAGCTTCGACTACATCCATTATGAATTGAGTACGACAACCCACAGCCGTGTTCGTACGAAAGCCGATTTCAATCTTGACCAACCCGTGAGTGATCCACTAGCCGGGGGCCCGCCGACCCCATCCACCGTCTGTAGCCCGCTCACTCCCTCCCTCTCTACTGGCGGCACGCAAAGCCGaatgcatgattttttttcattaagcTTGATCCATTTCTTTCTGTGCCATACTTTCCgtttaaaaatgcatttctttaaTGACAAAAGCAATCGACATAATCACATTTTCATGGCGAAAAACCACAGGGAGACGGACGATGGCCGGATGACGACGGCGACGGTGCTGATGGCGGTGGTGGGTGTGGCGGGAGCATCCATGGCCACGGGATTTGGGGGTCACCATTGAAAGACGCTTATTTGCCGAGGCTTatacatgaaatgaactttAACAAGCCACCAACATCTTGCGGGAAATCGAGTTGCACTGCAAAACATGATAACAGTCCATTAAAATGTGAAACTGCGTGAATGTGAAAGAAAGAATATGGTTATATATTGTGCAAATTTAAAattaaataaatgaaaaaaaaaacgtcgTAAACTAGATAGTACATAATCATCGCTCGGAATCTCCAAATGAAGGTCAGCACCCTTATTGCTCACAATACAAGTTTGCGGGCAAAACATTGAGTAAGTCTTCTTAACATAGTGGTGCTTGCCATTTAGGGGGAAGATGTCTTCTACTCTTTCGATTCTCCCCTGGCACATGTGCCGCCCCAGAACGTGGAGTTTTGCAACTCAATCTGGTCAAGTATTTTTATGGGGATTGTTTATATTTGGCAAAAGAAATCTCAGTTGGGTCGGGCTCATGCACCAAACCTTGCCAAACAAAAAGTGACCTCgtcaaaggaagaaaaagacacaTCAAGATGCTTTTTGAGCCCAGCCTTAGTCGATGTTGTAAGAGTGCTGGAAGAGCTGAAGTAGAACAATAGAATATGACCCAAAACGTGTTCGTTAGTGTGGTTTATGCCACGTCTTTTGTGTGTTCATGCATCAGTATTGAATCTTTTTCTCATCTCAGTGTGAATTTTAATTGTGCCCAAGGAAAAAGTTGTGTCGAGATTCAATTCTTGGACGATCCGGGTCCTGCTCCACTTACCATAGAAACCGAGATTTCAAACGTTTTAGTCAATGATGAATGGGTCAGTTTTTTCTGGGGAAGACATGAGCAGGCCAATGTTTCTGTTTTGGGCATCGTCGATATGGATGACTTTTCCAATAATCGATCCCATGGACTACTTCGAACGAGCTCCAACTTTTGGAAGTGGTCCAAGACGACAGACGAAAAGACTACCAACAAAACCACTCCAAAGGTTTACTTCTcatctttggaaattgatCATTGGGCGAAAAAGCCACGATCTCGAACCAAGCGAGGTAGTGAAAACATGCCTTCGTCTTGGGTAGTAGAAATCCTGGTAGTTGCCGATGATACCATGAGTGAGCATTATGAAGAGGAACAAGATCTAACCCTGTACATCTTGACTGTGATGAATACTGTGAACCGTGTTTTTCAGTAAGtgctcatttctttcattccaAAATGTCACACGAGCTCCTTTTCCTCGAGATACATTATACTCCGgatgagttggaagaaatacgtACCACATCTTCTCTTATTAGGGATTCTACTTTGTTTTCGTGTAACATGAGTGGATACTTTCCTTTTGTGACTCCATCTCATCCAGAACTATTCGCTCAATACCTGAAAAAGCAATGCAGCAAACATCATCCAAATTAGCTCGAGAATGCCATTGTAAGCCATGAGAGTGTCTCGTATACCCAATTACGAATGATACTATCGGGTTTCTTTGTTTTGCTAGGGAAGCTGTTCTTAAccaacaaaattatttttcgcTTCAATAGTAGTGTTGTGGCCAGTCCACCCAAAGTTGGACTTATCTGGGTTCTCTGATGTTCAGCCGTTTGCCGGAGAGGTCTAGAGTCCATTGGTGGGCTCAAGTCCAATAAAATAACCTCTCTCCTTAATGCTAAACTAAACCAATTTCTAATCAATTAGTATATTTTAGCTGAATTCCACTtaaattgattttgttacaTAAAGATAAATTTCAGATGAATTTGGCTAAACTTCAGCTATGGTTTGCCATTTTCATCACACACTCTCCCAGTCTCTCGTATCAAAATGTTGGAGCTTTCTACTGCAGTTATTAAATACTCCATGAACCAAGCACTATTTCCTGAATAattatcatgaaaaaaatgaaagtaagtGTACAGTGACGAGTCCCGATTGCAGTCATTTCTAAAAGTCTCAAGTCCTATCAATTTCGCCAAATCTGAgcaagactcgagtgcacttgGACTTGACTCAGCATTAGAAAATACCCACAATCAAGTGAATCCTGGTATTGACTCGCGGGTTAAACACTCATTTGTCACGAGTGAGCAAGAATGGGGTGGCGTAAATTGTTCCCGAGGCTagttgaaaaatcaaatgtgaacatttttttgtgacatAAAGTACCGAACTTACCTTGAAGCGGGTAAATGATGGACTGCAAAACTTTTGAGTTTGGCTTTTAGTCGGACCTCATTAAGAGCTCAATAATAACCCTAAATTTTGAGCTCGTGCTGGAGTCAGAAAATAGGGAACAATCCGCACACACTTTTGTATGTGTTATcaattgaaaaggacaatATCTCCATCCCATTGCGTTTTTCTTCAACGAGttcagaggccagtttttaaaCCTTCTTACCTTGgtgttaaggcttggacgttccTTATTTAGATCTATCGAACGGCCAGAACACCAACGAACGCCAAAGAATGCACTCTTGACGAGCCTCGTTTCTGAAGAGTGTACGAAAGGGAAAAAGCTAGCCTTTTCCTTGCCAGATCTTTCTGCAAATGACTAATTTATTCGTTTTGTGCATTGCACTATGCCGATATTGGAAGGTTTTAACcctttttattgaggaatttaaaaaataacGTGATTCTTTTTCACATTAACATGGTTGTTTGCATGTAGTAATTTCATATGGTTGTCTCATAAATAGGGACTGCGCTTTATTTTGTACATTTGGcctaaaaatgttgttttggcTGAAATCAGAACTTGCTTGGCTGTAGAATTGGTtttaaactttgaaaccaaaggTTGCCGCCAAAATGAAGATATcttggttgagaaacaagagaaacaaataaaaaagccaGCTTCAAGTCTATAGTGACAAGCTAAGCAGGGCGTTAAGATAGTTAAGGAGCCCAATAAACGCAACATAGCTGCTTTCCTTACCTCCTCCAGCCTAActatcttctctttttgaggaggAAAGATCTCAATTTTTCCTCACTTAGATCAATGTAGAAACTAGATCATTGTTGCAGATCTGCTTTTGGGTAAAGAGGACAATAATTAAGGGGAAGCCTTTCTTTggcttatttttcaaattcgtactacttaaaaaaatagatttaaaTGTCccttcttttttaatttataTGCACcttttgaaacactttttggccttttctgcATCTTTCAggctaattttttttcgtctttaaAGGGCTCtgatattttgcacattttgcccttCCCTACTCATAAGAAGATGAAAATTACCCATCATACCATTTTAGCGAATTGTGCAGGTATTCAAATATCGTCAAAACTACCCCGAGTGTTCCTATGACGTTTAGGCTTAGCTCTAAACATGTGGAGGTATGTGATTAAGGGAGTGGCTGGATGTCCCACGTGAGCTTGATACAGGGTCACATCCCGACGTCCCGGCTTCATGAATGACACTCATTGTTTGTGGGCTATTTGGAAATAACTAAAAAATTAGGTCTATCAGCCTTAACTTCAAGGTATATCAAGGTGCCTACCTGCTCACTACGTCGATATGtttgttgttgaaaatggTGTAAATTTAACTGATTGGATTAGTACATGTGTTTATCTAAGATGGCCCTTAAAAGCTAATCATGACGGCCATTTCCTCAGGATGCTAACTTAGATGCTATTATGACCTCGCCAATTTTTTAAGAGGTCATGGActcattttcaatgcaaaatggTCAGTAAAAATGAAACTGTAAGTAATGAAAGTGCAGCAAACATTTgccaactttttcaaaagtcaGTTGTAACGGTGTacaatttgacaaaagtacccaaacttccaaaaatagttttctGGATTAATGATGGTTTATTTGGTAAAATATTGATATGGGAATAATTCGTTACGGGGGAAAATGAACTGGGACTATAATTGAAATCTTTACAAACCGCATTGAAGGCATTTTCCCTTTCCATATTTTACAATCCGATAGTTTATGAATATGTACTTCGACAAAAGATAGAGAGTTTTTAATTTTCGGTTCTAAGTACACACTCATAATTTGCTATAGTGTTGAATATGGAAATGGTATATAGTGTTCAAAAGGGTGCAAAAGGGTAACGAAAATTTGCTGCAAATATagcattttgtatttctttacAGCTCTAATTCTTATACTCCGTTCCTGTTGCAGAGATGGTACCCTGGGGCAatcgttttcaatttctgtttcGAGGGTGATCAAATTGACTCCTGAGCATAATCTTGGCCTCCAAGTCAGTGGCCATGCGAGTCAAGCCTTGGATGACTTTTGCCTTTGGCAAGAGAAACAATTTCCCTCCACATTCCAAGATGAGGCCGGCATCGCTAATTCGACCAGCCCTAAGATCAACAAGCGCCATGATCTGGCCATCTTGCTGACTAAACGAGAACTTTGCCGATCCGAAGAGCAATATACGTCAGACGAAAAGGAGAGTGATGGCAGAATAGCCAAGAAGAAGGAATCATGTTCCACGCTTGGATTAGGTAGTAGAACCGGGATTAATTCTTTCTCCTTCATGATTGGACCAAATACGTGAAGCTTAGTTTTGAGTACCTGGCCAAGCATGGAAAGCTAATATAAACTGAAAAGGTTTTATTTAATTGTTCAAGGACACTTTTTGGAGCTCTGGTTAGAAAGTTTTTTGTCTGATTGCTTCAAAGGTCACGAAATTTCCTGGTAAATTAAGTGCTTTCAATGCTTGGTAAACAAGTACCCATGCTGAAACCATTGGTAATCAGATCCAATAATGGTATCTCAACAATGCCAATGCTTTCGTGAACACGAACCTACGAAAAGAAACCAGTTTCTGTCACAAATACAAATATAGGTTCGGTTTTCAACTCTCTTAGCCAAAACAGGTGGGCTTTATTCCCTCTAGCTTTGATGTTATGGCTTCCTTGCGTAGACTCAAATTCTTTTATTACCTAAGAATTTCACTTTCTTTCGGTCGAACATACGGTATCAATCAATAAGAACTCCAATTCAAGACCCCTTGAAAATAGCCAGAGGCACTAGAAATAAGAATTGGCGGTCTTCTTTGCGGGAAATCTGACTCATATCGTACAGACTGCATTTTCAGTTTCTTGTCATTTGATAAAAATTATAATAAAAGCGTTTTAGAAGACCAGGAAGAATGACATGACTCGGTTATTGCCTATATTTGATAGATATTCTTCGTAAAACTGAGCCCATATTCTTTAGCCGACTGGGATGTAGATTCTTATTTGACATTCTCGACATATTAGGCTCCATTTGTAGTGGTACCTTTCCCTTCTATTGGACATTTACCGAGACCATTTAATTCCAGCTGAATTGGGCTCCATTTGTAAGAAGGGCAAGTCTTGCACCATCAATCAAGATAACGGCTTAACTGTGGCTCATACCATCGCTCATGAGATTGCACATACCCTTGGGATTCCACATGATGATCCAGATGATCCCAATTGCGTGGAAATATCCGGGCATTTCGTCATGTCGCCACGCTTAGAGACCGATATTCGCAGGTTAAGCTGGTCTGAATGCTCTAGAGCAAGTCTGTCCACGTTTTTGTCCCGCGGCGATGTGGAATGTCTTCGAGAGCAAACCAATGATCAGATGCGATCCATTCTTGACCCCACGCCTACTGGTACACTCTATGATGTAGATCATCAATGCCGACTCAAATTTGGAAAGTCTGATGCTGCCATGTGCCCCCTTTTTAAGGACAGTGAGGACTTTTGCTCCATATTATGGTGAGCAATTTGTCAGGATATTGAGTACTCGTACATTTGAGATAAAAGAAATGATGCACGATCAAATTTTAAAACCCTATCATAGGATATAGGCAAAATAAGGCCAAGTAAAAATTTTACGTGGCGACTGAAACTTACAGTAACCTAAATAAGACGTTAGAGTTACAAAAAACACTTTCCTGAAACCCCATTACGATCTGCACttccttcaattgaaaactagAGGTCATATAATGCTCGTACAAGaccttgtttgtttgtttttggccTATTTATCATTGCACTGTACTATTAGAAGTGATGAAAAAACCATCTCCACACTCTTTTTGGTTCCTTAATCGATTCCGAAATTCTGGCTTTAGCTACAGTCACAAACGTTACCAtgttttaaagtaatttgcATTTAACTGAAACAttattacatttttaatgaaGAAGAGTTGCATCATTTTTATTACTTCTTAAAACGCAAATTCAGCAACatttattgcgagatattTGGCCTTTAAAGACTTTTATTTTCTGGCCCGTCATTATGACATTGTACCGCACAACTTAATTGTAAACTGGTAACTTGTGAGCTGAGACTTCGTATTCGATAACTCGTGTAATTAGTCGCAACTTCTTGCCAAAATCCAAATATCTATAACCACCTAATTTCTGGTTGTTACTTCTATCTGAAAAGATTCTTCTAACAATCCTTCCTCAAACCCAAGATAAAACGCTATTTCCTTATACACATCCGTTTTTTCATGATGTGTGTACCCAAATGCCATTTTCGCCACCAATTTTGATGGCTTATTACACAAAATCTTAAAACATTCGACAGTCAACCTGTAGTGGAAGATGAATTGGTATGAAAGGATAATAAATCTGAATAACGTTAATGCGCTTTGTTTTGCAGCCAATTATTTCCTCTCAGAAAGCTCTCTTAATGTTGATATTCAGTATGTTCGCTGTAATGTAAGAGCAATGTGTGATTTTATCTCGTTGATAAGGAGGAGGCTGTCAGGTCCTTGGGGATGATTATCTATTTTAATCTCACCAATTTCCGCTTTCCCTTAACGAGCCATTCGTACTgcaggtaaaaaaaatcacgtttcttttttgttccctcGTTCACCTGCCTAGTCCCATCTACTTTCCTGTCAATAGTGACAATTTGACATTCAATTAAACTCATATTATTTATTGTGCGTGcaaaattcaagataaagaatgttttcaaaagtgtcTGTGGCCCGAAAAAGCGGTCTTCCAAATTATCCTACTTACACTTAGATGAAGTGTAGATTGAAGAATTAGGGAATAAATGTAAGCTTAAATggagaacattttttcttagaatcTAACTTTCTTCGCTAAGTAGTTCGGAACTAATGTTTCAAATAGATAATGGCACTTATTCTACGGCTTTACCGTCCTTTCAGCCGAAATTGTTTGAATTGCCACTTAAATTAGATAGGGCCATTTGCTCTTGGaattcaaaccaaagaaaCAGATCCCATTTATTTGTGTGTATGATTCACGTTATGTTCTATTTTTGGAGACCGTCCTTGTCTATTATACATTataatccaattgaatttttcgaATTTCCCATATCATTTGCATTTAACTTCTAATAAACATTGGAAACTAGTTGATTAGTCCTCCATTCATTTTTAGGTGTGAAGTTGGCAAGAAATGTCGGACCTTGGGCGATCCCCCGGCTGAAGGAACCATTTGTGGACCTCACAAATGGTGCCAATTGGGTGCTTGTGTGGGTATGGATGATCATTACAATCCAAAAATACACGGTCAATGGGGGCACTGGAGTGAATGGGGGCATTGCTCCAGGTATGAGTTATTTAATTATTGATCTGGACAAGTATTTCATGCTACTCCATAGAATACTGTCTTGAATGATCCTTTTTTTGATAGGCATTGTGGAGCCGGATTCGAAGTGAGCACTCGCGTGTGCAACAACCCGCAaccagaaaatggtggcaagTATTGCCTTGGCGATCACGAGCGGAAACGAGTTTGTCTGAGTGGACGTCCATGTCACAAAGGGCTTATGGAGGACTTGGATGAGCAATGTATGCGAGGGAGACGAAGAGAAGGTGTTGTGACACCCAGGAGAGCCCTTCGGAATCCCAAGAATTTGTGCCACATACAATGTGCGGAGGTAGTCTAATTATGATGCTGCTGAATGGACTTGGAAAATGTTCAGATTCACCTTTCTATCCAGTAACATGTAGAACAATAACGATAATAATAGTTACTCCTATCAATATCCCCTAGATGAACTCTAAAGGTAGTGTGGATCCCCCGTATAGTTTCATCTATGCGGAAAATGGAACACCGTGTGGTCGTG from Tigriopus californicus strain San Diego chromosome 1, Tcal_SD_v2.1, whole genome shotgun sequence includes the following:
- the LOC131888431 gene encoding A disintegrin and metalloproteinase with thrombospondin motifs 18 isoform X4, which gives rise to MTQNVFVSVVYATSFVCSCISIESFSHLSVNFNCAQGKSCVEIQFLDDPGPAPLTIETEISNVLVNDEWVSFFWGRHEQANVSVLGIVDMDDFSNNRSHGLLRTSSNFWKWSKTTDEKTTNKTTPKVYFSSLEIDHWAKKPRSRTKRGSENMPSSWVVEILVVADDTMSEHYEEEQDLTLYILTVMNTVNRVFQDGTLGQSFSISVSRVIKLTPEHNLGLQVSGHASQALDDFCLWQEKQFPSTFQDEAGIANSTSPKINKRHDLAILLTKRELCRSEEQYTSDEKESDGRIAKKKESCSTLGLAELGSICKKGKSCTINQDNGLTVAHTIAHEIAHTLGIPHDDPDDPNCVEISGHFVMSPRLETDIRRLSWSECSRASLSTFLSRGDVECLREQTNDQMRSILDPTPTGTLYDVDHQCRLKFGKSDAAMCPLFKDSEDFCSILWCEVGKKCRTLGDPPAEGTICGPHKWCQLGACVGMDDHYNPKIHGQWGHWSEWGHCSRHCGAGFEVSTRVCNNPQPENGGKYCLGDHERKRVCLSGRPCHKGLMEDLDEQCMRGRRREGVVTPRRALRNPKNLCHIQYEL
- the LOC131888431 gene encoding A disintegrin and metalloproteinase with thrombospondin motifs 7 isoform X1, with the protein product MTQNVFVSVVYATSFVCSCISIESFSHLSVNFNCAQGKSCVEIQFLDDPGPAPLTIETEISNVLVNDEWVSFFWGRHEQANVSVLGIVDMDDFSNNRSHGLLRTSSNFWKWSKTTDEKTTNKTTPKVYFSSLEIDHWAKKPRSRTKRGSENMPSSWVVEILVVADDTMSEHYEEEQDLTLYILTVMNTVNRVFQDGTLGQSFSISVSRVIKLTPEHNLGLQVSGHASQALDDFCLWQEKQFPSTFQDEAGIANSTSPKINKRHDLAILLTKRELCRSEEQYTSDEKESDGRIAKKKESCSTLGLAELGSICKKGKSCTINQDNGLTVAHTIAHEIAHTLGIPHDDPDDPNCVEISGHFVMSPRLETDIRRLSWSECSRASLSTFLSRGDVECLREQTNDQMRSILDPTPTGTLYDVDHQCRLKFGKSDAAMCPLFKDSEDFCSILWCEVGKKCRTLGDPPAEGTICGPHKWCQLGACVGMDDHYNPKIHGQWGHWSEWGHCSRHCGAGFEVSTRVCNNPQPENGGKYCLGDHERKRVCLSGRPCHKGLMEDLDEQCMRGRRREGVVTPRRALRNPKNLCHIQCAEMNSKGSVDPPYSFIYAENGTPCGREMGSLDMCLDGKCSKIGCDLVLNSQSVLDSCGSCNGNGTQCRRFNGIHEDAPDAEISQGYEYVTTIPSHAKLIHLQERGISSNFVALIDTDNNFPILNWNYQVQWSGLYTFGAFSVNYTRTSLNATHHSEQFVSIYEEISSPIDVYLLRQADNPGLHWGYVLGFESDSLSLTPVLEWKMGPWGPCDRTCGRGNQASGPECFENNRSVSNDLCQSLNRPPVLLRACSVQPCPPSWWIGPWQDCVSLSCEMNKGSQYRSVLCVQGAEEALPDDACLSVTKPIDSQVCTLNCTEMRNDKTNNGNHQVQPNKKDPLESNIIFLPSFASSNSTNMTFQNEYSVTEDVGSSLSVGTSDQAMQDSRWVVGEWVGFCSCRSSLQIREVSCPPGMDCNTLKRPSTYKFCSQVSLCLTWITSAWTTDCDQQCGTMSQSRLVMCPIFSHTCDPKIRPLATRDCQLPACHFWSVGTWSQCSVSCGWGKKQRTVVCRHFLTQEEDENGCSNVPQPDTWKECISSSCGTDQYPQGSLNGDQGFPCEDELGSHICRRFQFLCKTNRYYQDKCCQTCG